In Myxocyprinus asiaticus isolate MX2 ecotype Aquarium Trade chromosome 16, UBuf_Myxa_2, whole genome shotgun sequence, a single window of DNA contains:
- the efhb gene encoding EF-hand domain-containing family member B yields the protein MSLIERNTPSTRRRRDTFPNIRAAGKLIPVGDRAKACLQEITPRSLTPPVVRKFISSARPAVGAVRVFHGKANDPDIASAVVHGVSTKTSITAGLLINPTPKTRFQDRLRHLQEINNATNQKAPLGKTRVQGPGLPSWLDPEKTAFGFTTLRCSNAGEVINPPKTAHEVEKEANEGHQLYIRSHGSYFVGERLDRKYNWSHYERDSRFGVPTPHRNDGRNISRSLYWPCDTQKHNSAKLVAKCCDNFRERTQPQIGKVHDPIVETLQVPSDHTFGVLMKPDSCGAGDLVHQTPAGQYLRGTDRQRALVNAVRQHLKKTNFQNFNSLLEAFRYYDKKSQGKIDKEDLKDVCQHFNMIISEPVLNDLIDYCDVDKDGLINFMEFSNFLNWKDKMPINRVEQSILTGECMAWTAPANMQRADLQESTTVKVLVTPENLEPVQVGSTRKIPKTLSRPRKVQEDRFITSSSVINAVVGGFPTTNYHIYGVPSVRTDLPAPRIKRISDRTNYGDEATAYDLLYPPLHSLYGVHEEQFLGPRTKDEIAEIFQKVGLEFAEDTFEEAWKLASMRHPTGDVCVESFRNVLRELQAN from the exons ATGAGTCTCATAGAGCGGAATACACCATCCACCCGGAGACGCAGGGACACATTTCCAAATATCCGTGCG GCAGGGAAGCTCATTCCAGTAGGTGACAGAGCAAAAGCCTGTTTGCAGGAAATTACACCAAGG TCTTTAACTCCACCTGTGGTGAGGAAGTTCATCAGTTCTGCTCGGCCAGCTGTTGGAGCAGTCCGAGTGTTCCATGGAAAAGCAAATGACCCTGACATTGCCAGCGCTGTAGTTCATGGTGTGAGCACAAAAACGTCAATAACT GCTGGATTATTGATCAACCCTACACCAAAGACACGCTTCCAAGATAGGCTACGTCATCTTCAAGAAATCAATAATGCCACCAATCAAAAAGCTCCTCTTGGGAAGACACGAGTTCAAGGCCCTGGTTTACCAAGTTGGCTGGACCCTGAGAAAACAGCTTTCGGTTTCACAACCCTCCGGT GTTCTAATGCTGGTGAGGTCATCAATCCCCCCAAAACTGCACATGAGGTGGAGAAAGAGGCGAATGAGGGACATCAACTCTACATTCGCTCACATGGCTCATATTTTGTAG GGGAGCGTTTGGACAGGAAGTATAACTGGAGTCACTATGAAAGAGACAGTAGGTTTGGTGTCCCGACGCCTCATCGCAATGATGGGAGGAACATTTCCAGATCCCTCTACTGGCCCTGTGAcacacaaaa GCACAACAGCGCAAAATTAGTTGCAAAATGCTGCGACAACTTCAGAGAGAGGACTCAGCCACAGATAGGCAAAGTTCATGACCC AATTGTAGAGACGCTACAAGTTCCCAGTGATCACACATTTGGAGTGTTGATGAAACCTGACAGCTGTG GTGCAGGCGACCTTGTGCATCAAACTCCAGCTGGCCAATATCTGAGAGGTACAGACCGACAGCGAGCACTGGTCAACGCTGTTCGCCAGCACCTTAAGAAGACCAACTTCCAGAACTTCAACTCATTACTAGAAGCTTTCAGATACTATGACAAG AAGAGTCAGGGGAAAATAGATAAAGAGGATCTGAAGGACGTTTGCCAGCATTTTAACATGATCATCAGTGAGCCAGTACTCAATGACCTCATCGATTACTGTGATGTTGATAAAGACGGACTCATCAATTTCATGGAGTTTTCCAATTTTCTCAACTGGAAAGACAAAATGCCAATCAATAGGGTGGAGCAGAGCATTCTGACAGGAG AGTGCATGGCATGGACAGCCCCAGCCAACATGCAGAGAGCAGACCTCCAGGAATCTACTACTGTGAAGGTCTTGGTCACACCTGAGAATCTGGAACCTGTTCAGGTGGGGAGCACCAGGAAGATTCCTAAAACCCTGTCCAGACCAAGAAAGGTGCAGGAGGATAGATTCATCACCTCCTCTTCTGTCATCAATGCTGTTGTGGGTGGCTTTCCCACTACGA ATTATCACATATATGGGGTACCATCAGTTCGGACAGATCTACCTGCCCCTCGTATCAAGCGCATCAGCGACAGGACAAACTACGGTGATGAAGCAACAGCGTATGATCTGCTGTACCCCCCTCTGCATTCACTCTACGGAGTGCATGAAGAACAGTTTTTAGGCCCTCGCACTAAAGATGAG